CCCAGGCCAGCTACCAGCCCGACCAAATTGATGCGGTGCTGCTCACCCACATCCACGGCGACCACTCGGGGGGCCTGCTGGCCGGCGAGGCACTGGCCTTTCCCCGCGCCCAAGTATATGTGAATGAGCTGGATGCGACCTATTGGCTGCGTGAGGCCAATCAGCCGCTGGCCCCCGCCGCCCGCCAGCGCAGCTTTGCCAACGCCCGGCGCAAGCTGCTGCCCTACCAGGCGGCCGGCCAGCTGCGGCCGTTTGCGGCGGGTGGCGAAGTACTGCCGGGGGTAGCTACCATTGCCCGGCCCGGCCACACGCCCGGCCATACCTACTACGCCCTGGCCGGGGCCGGGCCGCGCCTGGTTTTCTGCGCCGACCTGGCCCACCTCATAACCCTGCAGCTCGCCGACCCCACCATCGCCCTGGCCTACGACGTGGACCCGGCCCAGGCCGTCCGCTCGCGGCAGCTGGCCCTGGCCGAGGCCAGCGCGGCCGGCTACTGGTTGGCGGCGGCCCACGCGCCGTTTCCCGGCATCGGGCACGTTGTGGCTACTGCTACCGGCTACCGGTGGCTACCCATCGACCCGGATACTATTGCGCTGTAAAGGCAGCCTGAATTTAGGGGCGGGCATGATAAACGTCAGGTTTTCCGCAAATTATCGTCAGCGGATGGGCTTTAGGAAACGGCCAACTTTGCCAGGGCCGTCCCGCTGATTGGGGCTACGGCTGATTGCCGAACTACTCGCCTACCCCCATGAGTTCACCGAGCCACTTGCCGGCCGCCGGCGCGGCAGCGGCCCCTACCCCCCCCGTCGCCCGCAACCAGGGCCACGTGGTGGCAGTGCGGGGCACCGTGGTCGATGTCTGGTTTGCGCACGAGCTGCCGGCGATTTACGACGTGCTGCGCACCACCGCCGCGCCCCTGATTACCGTGGAAGTAGCCACTCAGCTCGACGACCACACGGTGCGTGGCATTTCCCTGGACCCCACCCAGGGCCTGGCCAGGGGCATGCAGCTGGAGACTGAGGGCCAGCAGCTTATGGTGCCGGTAGGCAAGGAAATCATCGGCCGGATGTTCGACGTGTTTGGCAACACCATCGACCACGGGCCGGCGCTGCCCCCGCTGCCCCGGCGCAACATTCACCAAGTGCCCCCGCCGCTGGCCCAGCGGCTGACTACCTCCCAGATTTTCCTCACCGGCATCAAGGCCATCGATGTGCTGGTGCCGCTGGAGCAGGGCGGCAAGGCCGGCTTGTTTGGCGGCGCGGGCGTGGGCAAAACCGTGCTGCTCACCGAGTTGATTCACAACATGGTGGGCCACACCAAGGGCATCAGTCTGTTTTGCGGCATCGGCGAGCGGTGCCGCGAGGGCTACGAGCTGTACGACCAGATGAAGGAGGCCGACGTGCTAAAAAATATGGTCATGTTTTTTGGGCAGATGAACGAGCCGCCCGGTGCCCGGTTTCGGGTGGGGCACGCGGCCCTGACCGTGGCCGAGTATTTCCGCGACGATGAGCACCGCGACGTGCTGCTGCTCGTTGACAACCTGTTCCGGTTTATGCAGGCGGGCATGGAAGTGTCGGGGCTGCTGGGCCAGATGCCCTCGCGCCTGGGCTACCAGCCCACGCTGGGCACGGAACTCTCCAAGCTGGAAGAGCGCATTGCCAATACCTCGGCCGGGGCCATTACCGCCATTCAGGCCGTGTACGTGCCGGCCGACGACCTGACCGACCCGGCGGCTGTGCACGCCTTTTCGCACCTGTCGGCCTCCCTGTCGCTGTCGCGCGAGCGGGCAAGCGAGGGCATGTACCCGGCCGTCGACCTGTTGAAGTCAAATTCTAAAATGGCGACCCCCGGCATTATTGGCGACCGGCATTATAAGCTGGCGCAGGAAATAAGGCGGGTGCTCTCGCAGTACGAAGACTTGCAGGACATCATCGCCATGCTGGGCATGGACCAGCTTTCGCCCACCGACCGCAGCCTGGTGGGCCGCGCCCGCCGCCTGGAGCGGTTCCTGACGCAGCCCTTTTTCACCACCGAGCAGTTCACCGGCCTCAAAGGCGTTGATGTGAGCCTGGAAGATGCCCTGAGCGGGTGCGAGCGGATTCTGGCCGACGAGTTTAAGGACCTGCCGGAGAGTGCTTTTTATATGGTAGGCACTATTGACGAAGTGATAAAAAAAGCCGCCGACCAGGCCAAAAAGCCGGGGCCGGACGCGCCGAAACCGGACCCGTCGAAGCCAGACCCGTCGAAACCGGACGCGTCGAAGCCGGACGCGCCAAAGCCGGCCACAGCGGCCCCACCCGCCCCGGCTCCGGCGGCGACCGCCGCGTAGCAACCAGCCTAAAAAAGAACGTCATGCTCATCTGGCGTCCGCTTGTCGAAGCATCTCTACCGCTTCGTTGAACGGCGCGGATGAAGCGGTAGAGATGCTTCGACAAGCGGACGCCAGATGAGCATGACGGACGATTTTTACAAGACAACGATTATCAATTTTTAACCAACTCTCCCCAATGAGCGATGACCTGATGCACCTGAAAGTGCTGCTGCCGTCCGAGGTTTTTCTCGATGTGGCGGAGGTGCGCCGGGTGGTGTTTGAGACGAGCGAAGGCTCGTATGGCCTGCTACCCCACCGCCTCGACTGCGTGGCGGCGCTGGTGCCCGGCATTTTGACCTACCAGACTGCAAGCAGCGCCGAGCAGTACGTGGCCGTGGACGAGGGCGTGCTGACCAAGGCCGGGGCGCAGGTGTCGGTGGCGGTGCGGCAGGCGCTGGGCGGCTCCGATTTGGCGCAGCTCCAGGCGGCGGTTGATAAGCAATTTAAGGCGCAGGAAGCCACCGAGCGCACCAACCGCCGGGTGATGGCGCAGCTGGAAAGCGGCTTCATTGCCCGGCTCGAAAAATACAAATCCACCTAGCCATGAAGCCCCCTACCCCCCCCGAAGCTGCCTTCAGCCGCCTGGTAGGCGACAAGGCCCGCCGCAAGCGCCGGGCCGCGCCCGACGATAGCCCCGTTATCTGGCAGGGCCTGAGTTTGTTTGGCACCGTGGGCTGGACAGTGGTGGTGCCCACGCTGGCCGGCGCGGCCCTGGGCGTGTGGCTCGATAAGCACGCGCCCGCCCCCGCCCCTTTGTCGTGGACCCTGACGCTGCTGCTGGCGGGCCTGGTGCTGGGCTGCGGCATGGCGTGGTTCTGGGTGAAG
The genomic region above belongs to Hymenobacter psoromatis and contains:
- a CDS encoding MBL fold metallo-hydrolase; this translates as MPQLPPTAAPAYRRFTLNDWQVLALSDGTTTADLDQVLLDHTVQQVAPLLEEAGLGNPVTISINAYLLDDGQRCLLLDTGAGDLMGAPAGHLLASLAQASYQPDQIDAVLLTHIHGDHSGGLLAGEALAFPRAQVYVNELDATYWLREANQPLAPAARQRSFANARRKLLPYQAAGQLRPFAAGGEVLPGVATIARPGHTPGHTYYALAGAGPRLVFCADLAHLITLQLADPTIALAYDVDPAQAVRSRQLALAEASAAGYWLAAAHAPFPGIGHVVATATGYRWLPIDPDTIAL
- a CDS encoding F0F1 ATP synthase subunit epsilon, yielding MSDDLMHLKVLLPSEVFLDVAEVRRVVFETSEGSYGLLPHRLDCVAALVPGILTYQTASSAEQYVAVDEGVLTKAGAQVSVAVRQALGGSDLAQLQAAVDKQFKAQEATERTNRRVMAQLESGFIARLEKYKST
- a CDS encoding AtpZ/AtpI family protein; protein product: MKPPTPPEAAFSRLVGDKARRKRRAAPDDSPVIWQGLSLFGTVGWTVVVPTLAGAALGVWLDKHAPAPAPLSWTLTLLLAGLVLGCGMAWFWVKQEDKETPPSKSTPKTDD